A single Botrytis cinerea B05.10 chromosome 1, complete sequence DNA region contains:
- the Bcams1 gene encoding Bcams1, with the protein MSSPSSHLESVHKTIQLPIMGGETVLKPELKSSYPVRSEGPKGKLISNLYKDRIGQFYAGGQYEGHNLRAMLNEGVASGEPHIKLSVWDAPDLSRPTFKDATSHEFRSTHIGEAFGPSWSTHWFKVRITVPSEFLKKDLLELHWDANNEGMVWTEDGNPLQGLTGGGERVEWVLPDTFRDGKEHTIYIEMACNGMFGNAPGGDSIQPPNPNKYFQLSKAEIVAVNVEARALWIDIWEINDAAREFPSDSWEQHKALRVANDIIDAFELGNQDSILKGRKIAQEYLGENINSSAVYETGTKPIVYGIGHCHIDTCWLWPWAETKRKVARSWSNQCDLMDRYPEHRFAVSQAQQYKWLKEYYPYVFDRVKEKVKQGKFQPVGGSWVEHDTNLPSGESLVRQFLYGQRFFESNFGERSKTFWLPDTFGYSSQLPQLCRLAGMKRFFTQKLSWNNINNFPHTTFNWVSLDGSQVICHMAPSETYTANADFGDVRRSVTQHKSMDQDETSLLVFGKGDGGGGPTWQMIEKLRRLRGMSDTTGLLPRVHMGDSVDDFFDRLEGRVSEGLDLVTWYGELYFELHRGTYTTQANNKRNNRNSEIMLHNIELLSTIASLKSKDFKYPKEDIDDMWEAVLLCQFHDCLPGSSIEMCYDDSDELYAKVFKTGEKILKELYQTLGVGQAEDSSRDGDLVALNTMPWHRREIVPLGDNTAGVACGQGSLLNIKTFKIAETPEVTVKEVREGVFVLENEQLKVQVEGGAITSLYDLQADREVVAKGGKANQLVIFDDKPLYWQAWDVEVFHLDSRKELPAGNTKIVQSDAHRVSVMTETKISKDSWIKTHISLSAAFKGQQSYVEMESEVEWRESMKFLKVEFPVDVRNTEASYETQFGIVKRPTHYNTTWDMAKFEVCCHKFADLSENQYGVSILNDSKYGFATCGNVMRLSLLRAPKAPDAHADMGRHHIRWAILPHQGGLGSTTVRTAFNFNNPLKLCKASKDVQTNAFDSPIKLTGDSSLILDTVKRGEDDEDVSRGELAKRKGQSVILRIYDSLGGTSKGTIETTLDVKRVWKTNVLEDDEEELKIKEGKVAITLKPFEVGTFRLQL; encoded by the exons ATGTCGAG tccatcatcccatctcgAATCCGTCCATAAAACCATCCAATTGCCAATCATGGGTGGTGAAACTGTCTTAAAGCCAGAACTCAAGAGCTCATATCCTGTTAGGTCTGAGGGACCTAAGGGTAAATTGATATCTAATCTCTACAAAGATCGAATTGGCCAATTCTATGCCGGTGGTCAATATGAAGGACATAACTTACGAGC AATGTTGAACGAAGGGGTCGCCTCTGGAGAACCGCACATCAAACTATCGGTCTGGGACGCGCCGGACCTTTCTCGACCCACTTTCAAAGATGCCACTAGCCATGAATTTAGATCAACACACATTGGAGAAGCTTTTGGTCCTTCATGGTCAACCCATTGGTTTAAAGTACGAATCACCGTCCCGTCGGAGTTCCTGAAAAAGGACCTATTGGAGTTACATTGGGATGCCAACAATGAAGGAATGGTATGGACCGAGGACGGCAACCCTCTTCAGGGATTGACCGGAGGTGGCGAGAGGGTTGAATGGGTCTTGCCGGACACGTTCCGCGACGGGAAGGAACACACAATCTACATTGAGATGG cCTGCAACGGGATGTTCGGTAATGCCCCAGGTGGCGATTCCATTCAGCCCCCGAACCCGAACAAATATTTCCAACTATCAAAGGCCGAGATTGTGGCTGTAAACGTGGAAGCCCGAGCTTTATGGATTGATATCTGGGAAATAAATGATGCTGCTAGAGAATTTCCATCGGATTCATGGGAACAGCATAAAGCATTGAGGGTCGCAAATGATATCATTGACGCTTTCGAGTTGGGAAACCAAGATTCGATTCTTAAAGGCCGAAAAATTGCACAAGAATATCTGGGtgagaatatcaattcatctgCGGTTTATGAGACCGGCACAAAGCCTATTGTTTATGGTATCGGTCATTGCCATATTGATACCTGTTGGCTTTGGCCATGGGCCgagacgaaaagaaaagttgcTAGGTCTTGGTCAAATCAATGCGATCTTATGGATCGTTACCCCGAGCATCGATTTGCTGTCTCCCAGGCTCAACAGTATAAATGGTTGAAAGAGTACTATCCATATGTGTTTGATCGAGTCAAGGAAAAGGTCAAACAAGGAAAATTCCAACCTGTCGGAGGCAGCTGGGTTGAGCATGACACTAACCTGCCGAGTGGCGAGTCCCTCGTACGTCAATTTTTGTATGGTCAAAGGTTCTTTGAAAGCAACTTCGGAGAGAGATCCAAGACATTTTGGTTGCCAGATACTTTTGGTTACTCGAGTCAACTTCCGCAGCTTTGTCGTCTCGCAGGGATGAAACGGTTCTTCACTCAAAAACTCAGCTGGAACAACATTAACAATTTTCCTCACACCACATTCAATTGGGTATCCCTAGATGGTAGCCAGGTTATTTGTCACATGGCACCTTCCGAGACATACACTGCAAATGCGGATTTCGGTGATGTAAGAAGATCAGTCACCCAGCACAAATCTATGGACCAAGATGAGACCTCACTTCTTGTCTTTGGAAagggtgatggtggtggaggaCCAACGTGGCAGATGATTGAGAAGCTCAGACGTCTTCGTGGAATGAGCGACACTACTGGACTTTTGCCTAGAGTTCATATGGGTGACTCAGTTGACGATTTCTTTGATCGCTTGGAGGGAAGGGTATCTGAGGGTCTAGACTTAGTGACCTGGTACGGTGAACTGTATTTTGAGCTTCACCGTGGAACCTACAC AACACAAGCGAACAACAAGCGTAATAACAGAAATTCCGAAATTATGCTACACAATATTGAGCTTCTTTCAACAATCGCAAGTCTCAAAAGTAAGGACTTTAAGTATCCAAAAGAGGACATTGACGATATGTGGGAGGCTGTATTATTGTGCCAGTTCCATGACTGCCTACCAGGATCATCTATTGAGATGTGTTACGACGACAGTGATGAG CTATATGCCAAGGTATTCAAGACTGGCGAGAAGATTCTCAAAGAACTCTACCAGACTTTAGGTGTAGGCCAAGCCGAAGACTCATCTAGGGATGGCGATCTTGTGGCCCTGAACACCATGCCATGGCACAGAAGAGAGATCGTGCCACTTGGTGATAACACTGCCGGAGTTGCTTGTGGACAAGGTAGCCTCTTGAATATCAAGACTTTTAAGATTGCCGAGACACCCGAAGTTACTGTCAAAGAAGTCAGAGAAGGAGTTTTTGTGCTAGAAAACGAACAGCTTAAAGTCCAAGTCGAAGGAGGGGCAATTACCTCGCTATATGATCTACAAGCAGATAGAGAAGTAGTGGCCAAAGGTGGTAAAGCCAATCAGCTTGTCATATTTGATGATAAACCACTTTACTGGCAAGCTTGGGATGTGGAGGTCTTCCACTTGGATTCTCGCAAGGAGTTGCCTGCAGGAAATACTAAGATCGTGCAGAGTGATGCCCACAGAGTCAGTGTAATGACTGAGACCAAGATCAGCAAAGACAGCTGGATAAAGACTCACATTAGTTTGTCAGCCGCCTTCAAGGGCCAACAATCTTATGTTGAAATGGAAAGCGAAGTTGAATGGAGGGAAAGTATGAAGTTCCTCAAGGTCGAATTTCCCGTTGATGTTCGAAACACGGAGGCATCCTACGAGACACAATTTGGTATCGTTAAACGACCTACTCACTACAATACTAC TTGGGACATGGCCAAATTTGAAGTATGCTGTCATAAATTTGCAGATCTCTCAGAGAATCAATACGGTGTTTCCATTCTGAATGATAGCAAATACGGCTTTGCTACTTGTGGCAATGTGATGCGTTTGTCACTTCTTCGAGCCCCCAAAGCTCCAGATGCACATGCAGATATGGGTCGCCATCACATTCGTTGGGCTATTCTGCCTCATCAGGGAGGCCTTGGCTCAACTACCGTTCGCACGGCATTTAACTTCAACAATCCATTAAAGCTTTGCAAGGCTTCAAAAGATGTTCAAACCAACGCATTTGATAGCCCTATCAAACTTACGGGAGATTCGTCATTGATTCTAGATACTGTTAAGCGTGgtgaagatgacgaggatgtCAGCCGTGGTGAATTGGCTAAGAGAAAGGGCCAAAGTGTTATCTTAAGAATCTACGATAGTCTAGGTGGAACTAGCAAGGGAACAATCGAGACGACACTAGATGTGAAGAGGGTTTGGAAGACCAATGTtttggaggatgatgaagaagagctGAAGATTAAGGAAGGGAAAGTCGCGATCACATTGAAGCCTTTTGAGGTTGGCACATTTAGATTGCAGTTGTAG
- the Bcams1 gene encoding Bcams1 yields MGGETVLKPELKSSYPVRSEGPKGKLISNLYKDRIGQFYAGGQYEGHNLRAMLNEGVASGEPHIKLSVWDAPDLSRPTFKDATSHEFRSTHIGEAFGPSWSTHWFKVRITVPSEFLKKDLLELHWDANNEGMVWTEDGNPLQGLTGGGERVEWVLPDTFRDGKEHTIYIEMACNGMFGNAPGGDSIQPPNPNKYFQLSKAEIVAVNVEARALWIDIWEINDAAREFPSDSWEQHKALRVANDIIDAFELGNQDSILKGRKIAQEYLGENINSSAVYETGTKPIVYGIGHCHIDTCWLWPWAETKRKVARSWSNQCDLMDRYPEHRFAVSQAQQYKWLKEYYPYVFDRVKEKVKQGKFQPVGGSWVEHDTNLPSGESLVRQFLYGQRFFESNFGERSKTFWLPDTFGYSSQLPQLCRLAGMKRFFTQKLSWNNINNFPHTTFNWVSLDGSQVICHMAPSETYTANADFGDVRRSVTQHKSMDQDETSLLVFGKGDGGGGPTWQMIEKLRRLRGMSDTTGLLPRVHMGDSVDDFFDRLEGRVSEGLDLVTWYGELYFELHRGTYTTQANNKRNNRNSEIMLHNIELLSTIASLKSKDFKYPKEDIDDMWEAVLLCQFHDCLPGSSIEMCYDDSDELYAKVFKTGEKILKELYQTLGVGQAEDSSRDGDLVALNTMPWHRREIVPLGDNTAGVACGQGSLLNIKTFKIAETPEVTVKEVREGVFVLENEQLKVQVEGGAITSLYDLQADREVVAKGGKANQLVIFDDKPLYWQAWDVEVFHLDSRKELPAGNTKIVQSDAHRVSVMTETKISKDSWIKTHISLSAAFKGQQSYVEMESEVEWRESMKFLKVEFPVDVRNTEASYETQFGIVKRPTHYNTTWDMAKFEVCCHKFADLSENQYGVSILNDSKYGFATCGNVMRLSLLRAPKAPDAHADMGRHHIRWAILPHQGGLGSTTVRTAFNFNNPLKLCKASKDVQTNAFDSPIKLTGDSSLILDTVKRGEDDEDVSRGELAKRKGQSVILRIYDSLGGTSKGTIETTLDVKRVWKTNVLEDDEEELKIKEGKVAITLKPFEVGTFRLQL; encoded by the exons ATGGGTGGTGAAACTGTCTTAAAGCCAGAACTCAAGAGCTCATATCCTGTTAGGTCTGAGGGACCTAAGGGTAAATTGATATCTAATCTCTACAAAGATCGAATTGGCCAATTCTATGCCGGTGGTCAATATGAAGGACATAACTTACGAGC AATGTTGAACGAAGGGGTCGCCTCTGGAGAACCGCACATCAAACTATCGGTCTGGGACGCGCCGGACCTTTCTCGACCCACTTTCAAAGATGCCACTAGCCATGAATTTAGATCAACACACATTGGAGAAGCTTTTGGTCCTTCATGGTCAACCCATTGGTTTAAAGTACGAATCACCGTCCCGTCGGAGTTCCTGAAAAAGGACCTATTGGAGTTACATTGGGATGCCAACAATGAAGGAATGGTATGGACCGAGGACGGCAACCCTCTTCAGGGATTGACCGGAGGTGGCGAGAGGGTTGAATGGGTCTTGCCGGACACGTTCCGCGACGGGAAGGAACACACAATCTACATTGAGATGG cCTGCAACGGGATGTTCGGTAATGCCCCAGGTGGCGATTCCATTCAGCCCCCGAACCCGAACAAATATTTCCAACTATCAAAGGCCGAGATTGTGGCTGTAAACGTGGAAGCCCGAGCTTTATGGATTGATATCTGGGAAATAAATGATGCTGCTAGAGAATTTCCATCGGATTCATGGGAACAGCATAAAGCATTGAGGGTCGCAAATGATATCATTGACGCTTTCGAGTTGGGAAACCAAGATTCGATTCTTAAAGGCCGAAAAATTGCACAAGAATATCTGGGtgagaatatcaattcatctgCGGTTTATGAGACCGGCACAAAGCCTATTGTTTATGGTATCGGTCATTGCCATATTGATACCTGTTGGCTTTGGCCATGGGCCgagacgaaaagaaaagttgcTAGGTCTTGGTCAAATCAATGCGATCTTATGGATCGTTACCCCGAGCATCGATTTGCTGTCTCCCAGGCTCAACAGTATAAATGGTTGAAAGAGTACTATCCATATGTGTTTGATCGAGTCAAGGAAAAGGTCAAACAAGGAAAATTCCAACCTGTCGGAGGCAGCTGGGTTGAGCATGACACTAACCTGCCGAGTGGCGAGTCCCTCGTACGTCAATTTTTGTATGGTCAAAGGTTCTTTGAAAGCAACTTCGGAGAGAGATCCAAGACATTTTGGTTGCCAGATACTTTTGGTTACTCGAGTCAACTTCCGCAGCTTTGTCGTCTCGCAGGGATGAAACGGTTCTTCACTCAAAAACTCAGCTGGAACAACATTAACAATTTTCCTCACACCACATTCAATTGGGTATCCCTAGATGGTAGCCAGGTTATTTGTCACATGGCACCTTCCGAGACATACACTGCAAATGCGGATTTCGGTGATGTAAGAAGATCAGTCACCCAGCACAAATCTATGGACCAAGATGAGACCTCACTTCTTGTCTTTGGAAagggtgatggtggtggaggaCCAACGTGGCAGATGATTGAGAAGCTCAGACGTCTTCGTGGAATGAGCGACACTACTGGACTTTTGCCTAGAGTTCATATGGGTGACTCAGTTGACGATTTCTTTGATCGCTTGGAGGGAAGGGTATCTGAGGGTCTAGACTTAGTGACCTGGTACGGTGAACTGTATTTTGAGCTTCACCGTGGAACCTACAC AACACAAGCGAACAACAAGCGTAATAACAGAAATTCCGAAATTATGCTACACAATATTGAGCTTCTTTCAACAATCGCAAGTCTCAAAAGTAAGGACTTTAAGTATCCAAAAGAGGACATTGACGATATGTGGGAGGCTGTATTATTGTGCCAGTTCCATGACTGCCTACCAGGATCATCTATTGAGATGTGTTACGACGACAGTGATGAG CTATATGCCAAGGTATTCAAGACTGGCGAGAAGATTCTCAAAGAACTCTACCAGACTTTAGGTGTAGGCCAAGCCGAAGACTCATCTAGGGATGGCGATCTTGTGGCCCTGAACACCATGCCATGGCACAGAAGAGAGATCGTGCCACTTGGTGATAACACTGCCGGAGTTGCTTGTGGACAAGGTAGCCTCTTGAATATCAAGACTTTTAAGATTGCCGAGACACCCGAAGTTACTGTCAAAGAAGTCAGAGAAGGAGTTTTTGTGCTAGAAAACGAACAGCTTAAAGTCCAAGTCGAAGGAGGGGCAATTACCTCGCTATATGATCTACAAGCAGATAGAGAAGTAGTGGCCAAAGGTGGTAAAGCCAATCAGCTTGTCATATTTGATGATAAACCACTTTACTGGCAAGCTTGGGATGTGGAGGTCTTCCACTTGGATTCTCGCAAGGAGTTGCCTGCAGGAAATACTAAGATCGTGCAGAGTGATGCCCACAGAGTCAGTGTAATGACTGAGACCAAGATCAGCAAAGACAGCTGGATAAAGACTCACATTAGTTTGTCAGCCGCCTTCAAGGGCCAACAATCTTATGTTGAAATGGAAAGCGAAGTTGAATGGAGGGAAAGTATGAAGTTCCTCAAGGTCGAATTTCCCGTTGATGTTCGAAACACGGAGGCATCCTACGAGACACAATTTGGTATCGTTAAACGACCTACTCACTACAATACTAC TTGGGACATGGCCAAATTTGAAGTATGCTGTCATAAATTTGCAGATCTCTCAGAGAATCAATACGGTGTTTCCATTCTGAATGATAGCAAATACGGCTTTGCTACTTGTGGCAATGTGATGCGTTTGTCACTTCTTCGAGCCCCCAAAGCTCCAGATGCACATGCAGATATGGGTCGCCATCACATTCGTTGGGCTATTCTGCCTCATCAGGGAGGCCTTGGCTCAACTACCGTTCGCACGGCATTTAACTTCAACAATCCATTAAAGCTTTGCAAGGCTTCAAAAGATGTTCAAACCAACGCATTTGATAGCCCTATCAAACTTACGGGAGATTCGTCATTGATTCTAGATACTGTTAAGCGTGgtgaagatgacgaggatgtCAGCCGTGGTGAATTGGCTAAGAGAAAGGGCCAAAGTGTTATCTTAAGAATCTACGATAGTCTAGGTGGAACTAGCAAGGGAACAATCGAGACGACACTAGATGTGAAGAGGGTTTGGAAGACCAATGTtttggaggatgatgaagaagagctGAAGATTAAGGAAGGGAAAGTCGCGATCACATTGAAGCCTTTTGAGGTTGGCACATTTAGATTGCAGTTGTAG